In Clostridium sp. SY8519, one genomic interval encodes:
- a CDS encoding ABC transporter permease, with protein sequence MKRKKSFAVFVIQKILLFVISIVALSMLVFAMSRAAPGDPLVSYYGDQAERMSTEQRDAAMDRLGLKKPVPEQYAIWVRHALQGNFGISYKYKQDVMEVISGRLANTLILGGVGFVLTFLLALLLGVFCAGREGGPADTVLCRAGTVTSCIPEFWLSLILILVFSVTFRLLPSSGAFSYGQEGSVQNRILHMILPLTVIVLSHLWYYAYLIRNRLLEETRMEYVLLGKSMGLTRRQIMNRHCVRNILPAYISIMAISLPHVLEGTYIVEMVFSYPGLGTLSFESAKYHDYNMLMVLVILTGILVILGNITGQAVSERIDTRMKPERHPEIGEEVTSRE encoded by the coding sequence ATGAAGAGAAAAAAAAGCTTCGCGGTTTTCGTGATACAGAAGATTCTGTTATTTGTAATATCCATAGTTGCCCTGTCCATGCTGGTATTTGCCATGTCCCGGGCCGCGCCGGGAGATCCCCTGGTTTCCTATTACGGAGACCAGGCGGAGCGTATGTCTACCGAGCAGAGAGATGCTGCGATGGACAGACTGGGCCTGAAAAAACCGGTTCCGGAACAGTATGCCATCTGGGTGCGGCATGCGCTGCAGGGAAATTTCGGTATTTCCTACAAATACAAGCAGGATGTCATGGAGGTCATCAGCGGCCGCCTGGCCAACACGCTGATTCTGGGCGGGGTAGGGTTTGTCCTTACGTTTCTTCTGGCGCTGCTTCTTGGGGTGTTCTGCGCCGGACGGGAAGGCGGACCGGCCGATACGGTTTTGTGCAGGGCAGGGACGGTCACCAGCTGTATTCCGGAGTTCTGGCTGTCCCTGATCCTGATTCTCGTGTTCAGCGTAACCTTCCGGCTGCTTCCGAGCAGCGGCGCGTTTTCCTACGGACAGGAGGGATCGGTACAGAACCGGATTCTGCATATGATTCTTCCGCTGACGGTGATTGTGCTGAGCCATCTCTGGTACTATGCCTATCTGATCCGCAACCGCCTGCTGGAGGAAACCAGGATGGAATATGTGCTGCTGGGCAAAAGCATGGGACTGACCCGCCGGCAGATTATGAACCGCCACTGTGTGCGGAATATCCTGCCGGCCTACATCAGCATCATGGCCATATCGCTGCCCCATGTGCTGGAGGGAACCTACATCGTCGAAATGGTGTTTTCCTATCCGGGACTGGGGACCCTGTCTTTTGAAAGCGCGAAGTATCATGATTACAATATGCTGATGGTACTGGTGATTCTCACCGGCATCCTGGTGATCCTGGGGAATATCACCGGACAAGCGGTCAGTGAACGGATCGATACCCGTATGAAACCGGAGCGGCATCCGGAAATCGGAGAGGAGGTGACTTCCCGTGAATAA